The Sporocytophaga myxococcoides genome window below encodes:
- a CDS encoding glutathione peroxidase, protein MRLSLKFSIVVLTLTFIYALPGCGQIKSKPSDGKDAFFSFYSLKANTLEGDSIDFSKFKGKKVLIVNTASKCGYTHQYSELQKLHETHGDKVVILGFPSNDFFNQEPGNSAQIREFCTANFGVTFQMMEKVTVKGKGQHPVFEWLSVADKNGWNDQAPKWNFCKYLINENGELVKFFPSGSAPMGFEITEAISK, encoded by the coding sequence ATGAGATTGTCACTTAAGTTTTCTATAGTAGTTTTAACATTAACATTCATTTATGCGCTCCCTGGGTGCGGACAGATAAAGTCCAAACCCTCGGATGGTAAGGATGCTTTTTTTTCATTCTATTCACTTAAGGCTAATACATTGGAAGGAGATTCAATTGACTTCTCCAAATTCAAAGGGAAAAAGGTCTTGATTGTGAATACAGCCTCCAAGTGTGGTTATACCCATCAGTATTCAGAACTTCAGAAACTTCATGAAACACATGGAGATAAAGTGGTTATTCTCGGATTTCCATCAAATGATTTCTTTAATCAGGAGCCTGGTAATAGTGCTCAAATCAGAGAATTCTGTACTGCAAACTTTGGTGTAACCTTCCAAATGATGGAAAAGGTGACTGTAAAAGGAAAAGGGCAACATCCTGTATTTGAGTGGTTATCTGTAGCAGATAAAAATGGCTGGAATGATCAGGCACCTAAGTGGAATTTTTGCAAATATTTAATTAATGAAAATGGTGAATTAGTTAAATTTTTCCCTTCCGGATCTGCACCAATGGGTTTTGAAATTACAGAAGCAATAAGTAAATAA
- the argS gene encoding arginine--tRNA ligase yields MNLEKKVKSGISEALKSQFGLDDQEGTIQLQPTKKEFEGALTFVTFPYTSKTKKSPEQIGEVIGKYLKDNLEEVADFNVVKGFLNLVISDRTWLSIFSNSILSEEFAILPFNGKRVMVEYSSPNTNKPLHLGHLRNNFLGYSVSEILKASGYDVVKANLINDRGIHICKSMLAYQLWGHGETPQSSGLKGDHLAGKYYVLFDKEYKKEIDALKDQGVEEEEAKKQAPLMKQAQELLLKWEEGDKEVVALWEKMNGWVYDGFNATYKMIGVDFDKFYYESQTYLLGKNIVEEGLAKQVFFKKPDGSVWVDLTSDGLDQKLLLRGDGTSVYITQDLGTADLKFQEYNAEKSVYVVGNEQDYHFNVLKLILKKLGKSYADGVYHLSYGMVDLPSGKMKSREGTVVDADDLVKEMLDTAEARTKELGKIEGFSEEDLQALYKKLGLGALKYFLLKVDPKKRMLFNPEESIEFQGHTGPFIQYTYARISAILRKAKQLGIDFNKETFDTLVNLHPSEREGIVLMTKFPEKIQDAAKNYAPSEIAQYIFDLAKAYNHFYGEVAIFSEENKNALSFRIAFSFAVAKIINRGMQLLGIEVPEKM; encoded by the coding sequence ATGAATTTAGAAAAAAAGGTAAAATCAGGAATATCAGAAGCTTTGAAAAGTCAGTTTGGCCTGGATGATCAGGAGGGTACAATTCAATTGCAACCAACTAAGAAAGAATTTGAAGGTGCTTTAACTTTTGTTACTTTCCCTTATACCTCTAAAACCAAGAAATCTCCAGAACAGATAGGAGAAGTAATTGGTAAATATTTAAAAGATAACCTGGAGGAAGTTGCTGATTTCAATGTTGTAAAAGGATTTTTAAATCTTGTTATTTCTGATAGAACCTGGCTTTCAATATTTTCTAATAGTATCTTAAGTGAAGAATTTGCCATTTTACCTTTTAATGGGAAAAGGGTAATGGTTGAATATTCCAGTCCAAATACCAATAAGCCGCTTCACCTTGGTCACTTAAGAAATAATTTTCTTGGGTATTCTGTTTCCGAAATTCTTAAAGCCAGTGGATATGATGTTGTAAAAGCTAATCTTATCAACGACAGAGGAATTCACATTTGTAAATCCATGCTTGCATATCAATTGTGGGGACATGGAGAAACTCCCCAAAGCTCAGGATTAAAAGGGGATCACCTTGCGGGAAAGTATTATGTACTTTTTGACAAAGAATATAAGAAGGAAATAGATGCTCTTAAAGATCAGGGAGTGGAAGAAGAAGAGGCCAAGAAGCAGGCACCTTTAATGAAGCAAGCTCAGGAACTTCTGTTAAAATGGGAAGAAGGAGATAAAGAGGTTGTTGCTTTATGGGAAAAAATGAATGGCTGGGTGTATGATGGTTTTAATGCCACATACAAGATGATAGGTGTCGATTTTGATAAATTCTATTATGAATCTCAAACTTATCTTTTAGGGAAAAACATAGTAGAAGAAGGACTTGCGAAACAGGTATTCTTCAAAAAGCCTGATGGTTCAGTATGGGTAGATTTAACTTCAGACGGACTGGATCAGAAACTCTTGTTAAGAGGAGATGGTACATCAGTATATATAACTCAGGACTTAGGAACTGCAGACCTCAAATTCCAGGAATACAATGCGGAGAAATCTGTATATGTGGTGGGCAATGAGCAAGATTATCATTTCAATGTACTTAAGCTTATTTTAAAGAAGCTTGGGAAGTCTTATGCAGATGGTGTCTACCACCTTTCTTACGGGATGGTTGATCTGCCAAGTGGGAAGATGAAATCAAGAGAAGGAACTGTAGTAGATGCGGACGATTTGGTAAAAGAGATGCTGGATACTGCTGAGGCAAGAACGAAAGAGCTAGGCAAAATAGAAGGATTTAGCGAAGAAGACCTTCAGGCATTATATAAGAAACTGGGGTTAGGCGCCTTAAAATACTTCTTGTTAAAAGTGGATCCGAAAAAGCGTATGCTCTTCAATCCTGAAGAATCTATTGAATTCCAGGGGCACACAGGTCCTTTTATTCAATACACTTACGCACGTATTTCTGCAATTTTAAGGAAAGCAAAACAACTTGGAATAGATTTTAATAAAGAAACATTTGACACTCTCGTCAATCTTCATCCTTCAGAAAGGGAAGGAATTGTGCTGATGACAAAGTTTCCGGAGAAAATTCAAGATGCTGCCAAAAACTATGCACCTTCAGAAATAGCTCAGTATATCTTTGACCTGGCAAAAGCGTATAATCATTTTTATGGAGAAGTAGCGATTTTCTCTGAAGAAAATAAAAATGCACTGAGCTTCAGAATAGCATTTTCTTTCGCTGTAGCCAAAATAATCAACAGAGGTATGCAGTTATTAGGAATAGAAGTACCTGAAAAAATGTAA
- a CDS encoding decarboxylase produces MDRYIDLIEQTFYFPTEEFKVIDNNLYFNEVPLMDIVNKYGTPLKLTFLPKISSQIQKAKKFFNEAITNNNYQGNYVYCYCTKSSHFQFVLEEALKNDIHIETSSAYDIPIVKILFEKGKISKDTYVICNGYKRPEYTQYISDLINEGFKNCIPILDNLDEINAYDELVSNPCFVGMRLAADEEPKFEFYTSRLGIRYNDVLPLYESKIKNNPKFKLKMLHFFINTGMKDTTYYWSELSRFVHKYCELRKVCPDLDSIDIGGGWPIKTSVHFDYDYGYMADQIVKTIKRICTENQVPVPNIFTEFGSFTVGESGAVLYSVLGSKLQNDKEEWYMIDSSFITTLPDVWGLNQKFILLAVNNWNQAYDKVKIGGITCDSMDYYNSEAHLNMVFLPKLQEQKKQIIGFFHTGAYQESLGGYGGIQHCLVPAPKHVLIQKDENGNFTDTLFAPEQDKNIMLKILGYQS; encoded by the coding sequence ATGGATAGATACATTGACCTGATTGAACAGACATTTTATTTTCCTACTGAAGAGTTTAAAGTGATTGACAATAATTTGTATTTCAATGAAGTACCTTTAATGGACATCGTAAATAAATATGGTACTCCGTTAAAATTAACCTTTCTGCCAAAAATCAGCAGTCAGATTCAGAAGGCCAAGAAATTTTTCAATGAAGCAATTACAAACAATAACTATCAGGGCAATTATGTTTACTGTTATTGTACCAAATCTTCACATTTCCAGTTTGTTCTAGAGGAAGCTCTGAAAAATGATATTCATATTGAAACTTCAAGTGCGTATGACATTCCCATTGTAAAGATTCTCTTTGAAAAAGGTAAAATCAGCAAAGATACTTATGTGATCTGCAATGGATATAAAAGACCTGAATACACCCAATATATCAGTGATCTGATTAATGAAGGTTTCAAAAACTGTATTCCGATTCTCGACAACCTGGATGAAATCAATGCCTATGACGAACTGGTATCTAATCCATGTTTTGTAGGTATGAGACTAGCTGCTGATGAGGAACCTAAATTTGAATTCTATACAAGCAGATTAGGCATACGATACAACGATGTATTACCTCTGTATGAGTCTAAAATAAAGAATAATCCAAAATTTAAGCTTAAGATGCTTCATTTCTTTATAAATACAGGAATGAAGGATACAACTTATTACTGGAGTGAGTTAAGCAGATTTGTTCACAAATATTGTGAATTGAGAAAAGTTTGCCCAGATCTGGACTCCATAGATATCGGTGGTGGCTGGCCAATTAAAACTTCTGTTCACTTTGATTATGACTATGGATACATGGCTGATCAGATTGTGAAGACTATCAAAAGAATCTGTACAGAGAACCAGGTCCCTGTTCCGAATATTTTTACTGAATTCGGAAGCTTTACAGTAGGTGAAAGCGGTGCTGTTCTTTATTCAGTGCTTGGAAGCAAACTTCAAAATGACAAAGAAGAGTGGTATATGATTGACAGTTCATTTATCACTACTTTGCCAGATGTTTGGGGCTTAAATCAAAAGTTTATCCTGCTTGCAGTTAATAACTGGAATCAGGCATATGATAAAGTAAAAATTGGTGGTATTACCTGTGATAGCATGGATTATTATAACTCAGAAGCTCACTTGAACATGGTATTCTTACCTAAGCTTCAAGAACAGAAGAAACAGATAATTGGTTTTTTCCATACTGGAGCCTATCAGGAATCATTGGGTGGATATGGAGGCATTCAGCATTGTCTTGTACCTGCTCCTAAGCATGTGCTTATTCAAAAAGATGAAAACGGCAATTTTACGGATACTTTATTTGCTCCAGAACAGGATAAGAATATTATGCTAAAGATTCTCGGATATCAGAGCTAA
- a CDS encoding alpha/beta fold hydrolase — protein MRLFKDNKPVKTSLFQYTEAGSGEPILLLHGLFGRLSNWHDTIKHFSKKYRVIIPELPVYEKSLPKEGLDGLVEFLDSFIQSLNLDKVTLVGNSLGGHLAILFTVKHPEKIERLVLAGSSGLYENSLGVTYPKRGSYQYVEEKVRNIFHNERVATPQLVDEVFEVVNNVRKTIKVIKMARSANTNNVASILDKINVPVLLIWGKQDKVTPIDIAYRFQDLIPGDVTLHTIEQCGHVPMMEHPEEFNKVLETFLIQTSDFVLSSKGA, from the coding sequence ATGAGGCTATTTAAAGATAATAAACCTGTTAAGACTAGTTTGTTTCAATATACAGAAGCGGGCTCAGGAGAGCCTATATTATTGCTACATGGTCTTTTCGGCAGGTTAAGCAACTGGCATGATACTATAAAGCATTTCTCTAAAAAATACAGAGTCATAATCCCTGAATTGCCAGTATATGAGAAATCCTTACCTAAGGAAGGTCTGGATGGATTAGTAGAATTCCTGGATAGCTTTATTCAATCCCTGAATCTTGATAAAGTCACTTTGGTGGGTAATTCTCTTGGTGGGCATCTTGCTATTTTGTTCACAGTTAAACATCCTGAAAAAATTGAAAGGCTGGTATTGGCAGGAAGCTCCGGTTTATATGAGAATAGTCTTGGGGTAACATATCCTAAAAGAGGATCCTATCAGTATGTGGAAGAAAAAGTAAGGAATATCTTTCACAATGAAAGAGTCGCAACTCCTCAGTTAGTGGATGAGGTATTTGAGGTGGTCAACAATGTCAGGAAAACCATTAAGGTCATTAAAATGGCCCGGTCTGCAAACACAAACAATGTTGCATCCATACTTGATAAAATCAATGTACCGGTTCTCTTAATCTGGGGGAAACAAGATAAAGTAACACCTATTGATATTGCCTATAGATTTCAAGATCTGATACCAGGTGATGTAACATTGCATACCATAGAGCAATGCGGTCATGTACCTATGATGGAGCATCCGGAAGAGTTTAACAAGGTACTTGAAACATTTTTAATACAAACTTCAGATTTCGTCTTATCCAGCAAAGGAGCTTGA
- a CDS encoding PLP-dependent transferase, with amino-acid sequence MKSIQMNKITHSHLNDAAEDSLHFNTTWNTLRKIEKKVAISESGIEALAFKSVRSARYTLIKNIVRERKNILTFHLGEWEIEAFQRNGISLFFAKDYTEISLKEIIASNNIGVIYLETIDSLTLAVEDLSHIIEQAHQSLIPVVIDNSAGGLGKIFNPLEIGADFVITSVQNYGMFNNTAIGAFVVQGLNSWQKKDLFQMLIQKSLIEELKEQREKNITPQFLITDITEELIENQLKLEEEKYQDYSAVAFQLAKWLNQLETVMEVAYPGLKSSIANLNAERFSKGGYGNRLKFNLWDDKFSFGLLKGFFVAGKPEGLVIEVNSANREFLIEIKVNNLQLVLEYFQHVFTQLNNEVNYRLYLSKQLELEQALQKFLSFGVPIELIKEKLTNQV; translated from the coding sequence ATGAAATCCATTCAAATGAATAAAATAACCCACAGCCATCTAAACGATGCTGCTGAAGATAGTTTACATTTTAATACAACCTGGAATACTTTGAGAAAAATAGAAAAGAAAGTTGCTATTTCTGAATCAGGTATTGAGGCTTTAGCTTTCAAATCAGTTCGTTCTGCAAGATATACTCTTATTAAAAATATAGTTAGAGAAAGAAAAAATATTTTAACATTTCATCTGGGAGAGTGGGAAATTGAAGCTTTCCAACGAAACGGCATCAGCTTATTCTTTGCCAAAGATTATACTGAAATCAGTCTAAAAGAGATTATTGCTTCTAATAATATTGGTGTTATTTACCTGGAAACTATAGACAGCCTGACATTGGCAGTTGAAGATCTATCACATATAATAGAACAGGCCCATCAATCATTGATTCCAGTTGTCATTGATAATTCAGCCGGAGGTTTGGGCAAGATATTTAATCCTCTGGAAATAGGAGCTGATTTTGTAATCACTTCGGTGCAGAACTATGGTATGTTTAACAATACAGCTATTGGAGCCTTTGTGGTACAAGGATTAAATAGCTGGCAAAAAAAAGATTTATTTCAAATGCTTATTCAGAAGTCATTAATTGAAGAGCTTAAAGAGCAACGGGAAAAAAACATTACACCACAATTTCTTATCACGGACATTACCGAAGAGCTTATTGAAAATCAACTCAAATTGGAAGAGGAAAAATATCAAGATTATTCAGCTGTTGCCTTTCAATTGGCGAAATGGCTCAACCAATTGGAAACAGTGATGGAAGTAGCATATCCTGGTCTTAAGTCTTCTATAGCCAATCTAAATGCGGAAAGATTTTCAAAAGGGGGATATGGAAACAGACTTAAATTCAATTTATGGGATGATAAGTTCAGTTTTGGTTTACTGAAAGGATTCTTTGTCGCTGGCAAACCTGAAGGACTGGTGATTGAAGTTAATAGCGCTAACAGAGAGTTTTTAATTGAAATAAAGGTAAATAATCTGCAACTAGTGCTGGAATATTTCCAGCATGTATTTACTCAGCTTAATAATGAAGTAAACTATAGACTGTATTTATCAAAACAACTGGAGCTGGAACAAGCATTACAAAAGTTCTTGAGCTTTGGTGTGCCCATCGAATTAATAAAAGAAAAACTAACCAATCAAGTCTGA
- a CDS encoding sigma-70 family RNA polymerase sigma factor, producing MTELELIDKIRNGEKKLFGLIIEKYNQRLFRITRSVTRHDADVDDILKETFLKAFLRLSQYRGDFEFSVWLTRILLNIISVRLNKSTWFSKDFFNAFRKQNIPDIGVSNIGFQAILEKAVDGLPRTLRSVYVMIEVERATAENVALSLEIPEVEVNDRLIRAKAFLNDSLCIDCLNLPDLFIYPTDRSEIVYSEVMEMLDMIR from the coding sequence ATGACGGAGCTTGAGTTAATTGATAAAATCCGTAATGGAGAAAAGAAACTCTTTGGTTTAATTATAGAAAAATATAATCAAAGGCTTTTCCGTATTACCAGGTCAGTTACAAGGCATGACGCGGATGTGGATGACATCCTAAAAGAAACATTTCTTAAAGCATTTTTAAGACTCTCTCAATACAGAGGAGATTTCGAATTTTCTGTTTGGCTAACAAGAATTTTATTAAATATAATTTCAGTGAGGCTTAATAAATCGACCTGGTTTAGCAAAGATTTTTTCAATGCCTTCAGGAAACAAAATATTCCCGATATAGGTGTATCTAACATCGGATTTCAGGCAATACTGGAAAAAGCTGTTGACGGATTACCAAGGACTTTGAGATCTGTCTATGTAATGATAGAAGTTGAAAGAGCGACTGCAGAGAATGTAGCCTTGTCATTAGAAATACCGGAAGTGGAAGTTAATGACAGGTTAATCAGGGCCAAAGCATTTCTGAATGATAGTTTATGCATAGACTGCCTGAATCTTCCAGATTTATTTATCTACCCGACTGACCGCAGTGAAATTGTATATAGTGAGGTAATGGAAATGCTTGATATGATCAGGTAA